A genomic window from Anthonomus grandis grandis chromosome 4, icAntGran1.3, whole genome shotgun sequence includes:
- the LOC126735557 gene encoding 60S ribosomal protein L13a, whose amino-acid sequence MTGFSQKPILIDGRGHLLGRLSAIVAKTLLEGHRVIVVRCEQLNISGNFFRNKLKFMSFLRKRCLVNPARGPFHFRAPSRIFWKTVRGMLPHKSERGKQALRRLKAYEGIPPPYDRRKRVVVPGALRVVCLKPGRKFCHVGRLSHEVGWKYQSVVRTLETKRKVKAVLSIRKRDKLKKITKQASEKVEKQVKPFTEVINAYGYN is encoded by the exons ATGACGGGGTTCAGCCAGaag CCTATCCTGATAGACGGAAGGGGCCATCTGCTAGGCCGACTTTCCGCTATCGTAGCCAAAACCCTTTTGGAAGGGCACAGGGTTATTGTTGTAAGATGTGAACAATTAAACATCTCCGGTAACTTCTTCAGGAACAAATTGAAGTTTATGTCTTTCTTGAGGAAGAGATGTCTTGTAAATCCAGCTCGTGGACCGTTCCACTTCAGAGCTCCTTCcaggattttctggaaaactgtcaGAG GCATGCTGCCCCATAAATCTGAGAGAGGAAAACAAGCTCTTCGTAGACTAAAGGCATACGAAGGTATCCCACCCCCATATGACAGGAGGAAGCGTGTTGTAGTCCCTGGAGCTTTGAGGGTTGTGTGTCTTAAACCAGGACGCAAA ttCTGTCATGTCGGACGTCTGTCTCACGAAGTAGGATGGAAATACCAATCTGTGGTACGCACATTGGAGACCAAACGTAAGGTTAAGGCAGTGCTGTCCATCCGCAAGAGGGACAAACTAAAGAAGATCACTAAGCAGGCTTCTGAGAAGGTTGAGAAGCAAGTGAAACCATTCACAGAAGTTATTAATGCTTATGGTTATAATTAG
- the LOC126734814 gene encoding rRNA-processing protein UTP23 homolog yields the protein MKIRRYKKVNKHLGFFTNNFGFRQPYQLLADGTFCFAALNNKINVANDIPKYLQSEIKLITTQCAIIEMEKLGPKLNGALIILKKYVLHKCGHEGKPIPGSQCLLNMVAMENPKHYIVCTQDRDLQDKLRLLPGVPLLYLHVKTPVLEQPSEASIKRAEEKMTGLVQSEVEKLKQLKEEEGISTEETKVKRRKKKGPNPLSCKKKQKKPQENPIQKKESKPEIEKKKRKKIRIPQHVKEEILKRTFMKINKLND from the exons atgaaaattagaAGGTACAAAAAAGTCAACAAGCACCTTGGTTTCTTCACCAATAATTTTGGATTCAGGCAGCCCTACCAGCTTTTGGCTGATGGTACATTTTGCTTTGCAGCTCTCAAC AACAAAATTAATGTTGCAAATGACATCCCAAAATACCTTCaaagtgaaataaaactaataacGACCCAATGTGCCATAATAGAAATGGAAAAGTTGGGCCCTAAACTGAATGGTGCcttgataatattaaaaaaatatgtgctACACAAATGTGGGCATGAAGGAAAACCGATTCCTGGTTCccaatgtttattaaatatggtTGCCATGGAAAACCCAAAGCACTACATTGTGTGTACCCAGGACAGAGATTTACAAGATAAATTGCGATTATTGCCAG gtGTTCCACTGTTATATTTGCATGTGAAAACTCCTGTTTTGGAGCAACCTTCAGAAGCATCAATAAAGAGAGCTGAGGAGAAAATGACTGGTTTAGTACAATCCGAAGTTGAAAAACTTAAGCAGTTGAAGGAGGAAGAAGGAATTTCCACTGAGGAGACAAAAGTTAAAAGGAGAAAGAAAAAAGGACCCAATCCCTTGTCTTGTAAAAAGAAGCAGAAGAAACCCCAAGAAAATCCCATACAGAAGAAGGAAAGTAAACCAGAAATTgagaaaaagaagagaaaaaagaTTAGGATTCCACAGCATGTGAAAgaagagattttaaaaagaacttttatgaaaataaacaagTTGAATGATTAG